The Sedimentisphaera salicampi genome includes a region encoding these proteins:
- the panC gene encoding pantoate--beta-alanine ligase, with protein sequence MKKVQTISEIRKIVSSVKAEGKTAGLVPTMGALHEGHLSLIKKANSECDFVVVSVFVNPTQFAPDEDLESYPRNLSEDLKRSEKAGADVVFAPLVSSMYPEPQRVWVDVEGPLTETLCGASRPGHFRGVATVCTKLFNIVQPDRAYFGEKDAQQLAVIRAAARQLNMPLEIVGCPIVREENGLAMSSRNDYLSEKQREQAGVLYESLELCRELFDSGERNTARLKSKIRETIRTCPSADIDYIEIVRKDTFQSEEDITAESLAAIAVQIGPARLIDNITLNP encoded by the coding sequence CGAGATTCGCAAAATTGTTTCGAGCGTTAAGGCTGAAGGGAAAACCGCAGGCCTTGTGCCCACTATGGGAGCTCTGCACGAAGGGCATCTCTCGCTTATAAAGAAAGCAAATTCCGAATGTGATTTTGTTGTTGTGAGCGTTTTTGTTAATCCAACGCAGTTCGCACCGGATGAAGACCTTGAGAGCTACCCCCGAAATTTATCGGAAGACTTGAAACGCAGCGAAAAGGCAGGAGCGGATGTGGTGTTTGCCCCTTTGGTAAGCAGTATGTATCCCGAGCCTCAGAGGGTTTGGGTGGATGTTGAAGGCCCGCTCACAGAAACTCTCTGCGGGGCGAGCCGCCCCGGACATTTCCGCGGCGTGGCTACGGTATGCACGAAGCTTTTCAATATCGTCCAGCCGGACAGGGCATATTTCGGTGAGAAGGATGCCCAGCAGCTTGCAGTGATAAGGGCAGCGGCAAGGCAGCTCAATATGCCTCTGGAGATTGTAGGCTGCCCAATTGTGCGGGAGGAAAACGGGCTTGCGATGAGCAGCAGGAATGATTATCTCAGCGAGAAGCAGAGAGAGCAAGCGGGCGTGCTTTACGAATCTCTGGAGCTTTGCAGGGAGCTTTTCGATTCAGGCGAGCGGAATACTGCCCGCCTTAAGAGCAAAATCCGTGAAACAATCCGGACCTGCCCTTCAGCAGATATAGACTATATCGAAATCGTGCGTAAAGACACCTTCCAGTCAGAAGAGGATATAACCGCCGAATCACTTGCAGCGATAGCGGTTCAAATCGGTCCGGCGAGGCTTATAGACAATATCACGCTGAATCCCTAA